Proteins encoded by one window of Mesotoga infera:
- a CDS encoding sugar phosphate isomerase/epimerase, with product MDFLFSSNILIDFSLKKALKVFAEEKISGVEIWVEHLWRDKNGLSEIRDLLDRLNLKRTLHSPSRDVNITSSNPGIRRESMRQTVEALEIATHLGVEVVTIHPGHMSSSKDRPDDYFEVQLESFQEIAKTARKLGLKVAIEVMEKKPMEIITEPEDLNSLLEYADFDCMGTTFDVSHAASCFKNDVDQEVLNGLIVDYMSKLRKIFNVHVSNATLTKVHTPLLRGEFDFFPVLRELTSIYDGTVTIEGFAPGDGMQVLRENKTVTSRWKEMLGNA from the coding sequence ATGGATTTTCTTTTCAGTTCGAACATACTTATCGACTTTTCACTTAAGAAGGCTCTGAAGGTTTTTGCGGAAGAGAAGATCTCTGGTGTAGAGATATGGGTTGAGCATCTGTGGAGAGACAAGAATGGCCTGTCAGAGATTAGGGATCTTCTGGACAGGCTCAATCTCAAACGAACCTTGCATTCCCCGAGTAGAGACGTAAATATCACCTCCTCAAATCCGGGAATCCGCAGAGAGTCGATGAGACAGACTGTCGAGGCGCTTGAGATCGCAACTCATCTTGGAGTCGAGGTTGTCACCATTCATCCCGGACACATGTCTTCCTCAAAAGATAGACCCGACGATTACTTTGAGGTACAGCTTGAGTCGTTTCAGGAGATTGCCAAGACGGCCAGGAAGCTAGGTCTCAAAGTTGCCATAGAGGTAATGGAGAAGAAACCGATGGAGATTATCACAGAACCGGAAGACCTCAATTCGTTGCTCGAGTATGCGGATTTCGATTGTATGGGTACTACCTTTGATGTTTCTCACGCCGCTTCGTGCTTCAAGAATGATGTCGATCAGGAGGTTCTAAATGGATTGATAGTTGATTACATGAGCAAGCTGCGGAAGATTTTCAACGTCCATGTTAGTAACGCCACTTTGACAAAGGTTCATACTCCGTTGCTTAGAGGAGAGTTCGATTTCTTTCCTGTTCTCAGGGAGTTGACGAGTATTTACGATGGGACGGTAACAATCGAGGGATTTGCACCGGGAGACGGTATGCAAGTTCTGCGAGAGAACAAGACCGTAACTTCCAGGTGGAAGGAGATGCTCGGAAATGCATGA